A window of the Lepisosteus oculatus isolate fLepOcu1 chromosome 14, fLepOcu1.hap2, whole genome shotgun sequence genome harbors these coding sequences:
- the LOC138242466 gene encoding GTPase IMAP family member 4-like gives MSSRGGKGSRDRADISPSPDDLRLVLLGRSGSGKSSAGNTLLGREEFRSVLSSAPVTQRCQAAHTESRGRRVSVVDTPDLFASGGADAGAHARACLALSDPGPHAFLLVLQLGRFTQGERKILEQVEQAFGPGARPHTVVLFTHGDDLEGVGLEDVLRGAQPELRQLLEHCGNRYHLFNNRDASDRRQVTLLLDTVDGVVQENRGGYYARGHGGRGTEEQQKDKNKSIKDRVLGFSKVSPRSRHHLTRRKQSYDISRKMEVQSGDIEDRGKIFSQKQSYDVSGKMEVQSGGIEDGSKVFSQKESYDISHKIEVQSGDIEDGSKVFSQKESYDISHKIEVQSGGIEDGSKVFSQKQSYDVSRKIEVSSGDIEHRSKIFSQKQSYDVSRKMEVQSGDIEDGSKVFSQKQSYDVSRKMEVQSGDIEHRSKVF, from the exons ATGAGCAGCCGCGGCGGGAAAGGGTCCCGAGACC GTGCAGATATCTCTCCGTCCCCGGACGACCTGAGGCTGGTTCTGCTGGGCCGCAGTGGgtcaggcaagagctcggcggGGAACACCCTCCTGGGCCGGGAGGAGTTCCGGTCGGTGCTCAGCTCCGCTCCAGTGACGCAGCGCTGCCAGGCGGCTCACACCGAGTCCAGAGGGAGGCGCGTGTCGGTGGTCGACACGCCGGACCTCTTCGCCAGCGGCGGGGCTGACGCCGGCGCTCACGCCCGGGCCTGCCTGGCCCTCTCGGACCCGGGCCCCCACGCCTTCCTGCTGGTGCTGCAGCTGGGGCGCTTCACCCAGGGCGAGAGGAAGATCCTGGAGCAGGTGGAGCAGGCGTTCGGACCCGGAGCCAGGCCGCACACGGTGGTCCTGTTCACCCACGGGGACGACCTGGAGGGGGTCGGCCTCGAGGACGTCCTGCGGGGCGCCCAGCCCGAGCTGAGACAGCTGCTGGAGCATTGTGGGAACAGGTACCACCTCTTCAACAACAGAGACGCCAGCGACCGCCGGCAGGTGACCCTGCTGCTGGACACGGTTGACGGGGTGGTGCAGGAGAACAGAGGGGGGTACTACGCCAGGGGGCACGGAGGCAGAGGCACAGAGGAGCAACAGAAAGACAAGAACAAATCGATCAAGGACCGGGTGCTGGGTTTCAGTAAAGTATCTCCAAGGTCCCGTCACCACCTGACAAGGCGGAAACAGAGTTACGACATATCGCGCAAGATGGAGGTCCAGAGTGGGGACATAGAGGACAGGGGCAAAATATTCTCACAGAAACAGAGTTATGACGTCTCGGGCAAGATGGAGGTCCAGAGTGGGGGCATAGAGGACGGGAGCAAAGTATTCTCACAGAAAGAGAGTTATGACATATCGCACAAGATCGAGGTCCAGAGTGGGGACATAGAGGACGGGAGCAAAGTATTCTCACAGAAAGAGAGTTATGACATATCGCACAAGATCGAGGTCCAGAGTGGGGGCATAGAGGACGGGAGCAAAGTATTCTCACAGAAACAGAGTTATGACGTCTCGCGCAAGATTGAGGTCTCGAGTGGGGACATAGAGCACAGGAGCAAAATATTCTCACAGAAACAGAGTTATGACGTCTCGCGCAAGATGGAGGTCCAGAGTGGGGACATAGAGGACGGGAGCAAAGTATTCTCACAGAAACAGAGTTATGACGTCTCGCGCAAGATGGAGGTCCAGAGTGGGGACATAGAGCACAGGAGCAAAGTATTCTAG
- the LOC138242468 gene encoding GTPase IMAP family member 7-like isoform X1, with translation MARRGQTGAEWGGDPSPGERGDSPEMRIVLVGKTGVGKSAVGNSILGRKEFLSILSSASVTSACCKQRAVVQGRGVAVVDTPGLFDTDKPSDAIVGEVVRCIQVSCPGPHAFLLVLQLNRFTEEEQRSVEALQEIFGEQAARYMIVLFTRGDDLQGQSIHQFVRSAHPALREVIRKCGGRYHVFNNREPGDSPGNQAQVRGLLDTVERIIVANGGGCYTQEMFEEAERKIREKEEELKGALRTRRRREGEEVEESRRRKKEELRKRRTQSLEVAREELERAVEEEFERRMRALSERWEVELGRAREQAEQAELQLSFKPTLRDKIARAFNMAGRRRRKTRRQ, from the exons ATGGCTCGCCGCGGGCAGACAG GAGCTGAGTGGGGTGGAGACCCCTCTCCCGGCGAGCGGGGGGACAGCCCGGAGATGAGGATCGTCCTGGTGGGCAAGACGGGAGTGGGGAAGAGCGCAGTGGGGAACTCCATCCTGGGCCGGAAAGAATTCCTCTCCATCCTCAGCTCCGCGTCCGTCACCAGCGCGTGCTGCAAGCAGAGAGCCGTGGTCCAGGGCAGGGGCGTGGCGGTGGTGGACACGCCCGGCCTGTTCGACACGGACAAGCCCAGCGACGCCATCGTGGGGGAGGTGGTCAGGTGCATCCAGGTCTCCTGCCCGGGGCCCCACGCCTTCCTGCTGGTGCTGCAGCTGAACAGGTTCACCGAGGAGGAGCAGAGGTCCGTGGAGGCCCTGCAGGAGATCTTCGGGGAGCAGGCCGCCAGGTACATGATCGTGCTCTTCACCCGCGGAGACGACCTCCAGGGCCAGAGCATCCACCAGTTCGTCCGGAGCGCCCACCCCGCGCTGAGAGAGGTGATCCGGAAGTGCGGGGGCAGGTACCACGTCTTCAACAACCGGGAACCGGGGGACAGTCCGGGAAACCAGGCCCAGGTCCGAGGGCTGCTGGACACGGTGGAGCGCATCATCGTGGCCAACGGGGGCGGCTGCTACACCCAGGAGATGTTCGAGGAGGCCGAGAGGAAGATCcgggagaaggaggaggagctgaaggGGGCGCTCCGCACGAGGAGGCgcagggagggggaggaggtcGAAGAGAGCCGGAGGAGGAagaaggaggagctgaggaagaggaggacgcAGAGCTTGGAGGTGGCCAGGGAGGAGCTGGAGCGGGCGGTGGAGGAGGAGTTCGAGCGGAGGATGAGGGCCCTGAGCGAGCGCTGGGAGGTGGAGCTGGGGAGGGCCAGGGAGCAGGCCGAGCAGGCGGAGCTGCAGCTGAGCTTCAAGCCCACCCTGAGGGACAAGATCGCCAGGGCGTTCAACATGgcgggcaggaggaggaggaagacgaGGAGGCAGTAG
- the LOC138242468 gene encoding GTPase IMAP family member 7-like isoform X2, giving the protein MRIVLVGKTGVGKSAVGNSILGRKEFLSILSSASVTSACCKQRAVVQGRGVAVVDTPGLFDTDKPSDAIVGEVVRCIQVSCPGPHAFLLVLQLNRFTEEEQRSVEALQEIFGEQAARYMIVLFTRGDDLQGQSIHQFVRSAHPALREVIRKCGGRYHVFNNREPGDSPGNQAQVRGLLDTVERIIVANGGGCYTQEMFEEAERKIREKEEELKGALRTRRRREGEEVEESRRRKKEELRKRRTQSLEVAREELERAVEEEFERRMRALSERWEVELGRAREQAEQAELQLSFKPTLRDKIARAFNMAGRRRRKTRRQ; this is encoded by the coding sequence ATGAGGATCGTCCTGGTGGGCAAGACGGGAGTGGGGAAGAGCGCAGTGGGGAACTCCATCCTGGGCCGGAAAGAATTCCTCTCCATCCTCAGCTCCGCGTCCGTCACCAGCGCGTGCTGCAAGCAGAGAGCCGTGGTCCAGGGCAGGGGCGTGGCGGTGGTGGACACGCCCGGCCTGTTCGACACGGACAAGCCCAGCGACGCCATCGTGGGGGAGGTGGTCAGGTGCATCCAGGTCTCCTGCCCGGGGCCCCACGCCTTCCTGCTGGTGCTGCAGCTGAACAGGTTCACCGAGGAGGAGCAGAGGTCCGTGGAGGCCCTGCAGGAGATCTTCGGGGAGCAGGCCGCCAGGTACATGATCGTGCTCTTCACCCGCGGAGACGACCTCCAGGGCCAGAGCATCCACCAGTTCGTCCGGAGCGCCCACCCCGCGCTGAGAGAGGTGATCCGGAAGTGCGGGGGCAGGTACCACGTCTTCAACAACCGGGAACCGGGGGACAGTCCGGGAAACCAGGCCCAGGTCCGAGGGCTGCTGGACACGGTGGAGCGCATCATCGTGGCCAACGGGGGCGGCTGCTACACCCAGGAGATGTTCGAGGAGGCCGAGAGGAAGATCcgggagaaggaggaggagctgaaggGGGCGCTCCGCACGAGGAGGCgcagggagggggaggaggtcGAAGAGAGCCGGAGGAGGAagaaggaggagctgaggaagaggaggacgcAGAGCTTGGAGGTGGCCAGGGAGGAGCTGGAGCGGGCGGTGGAGGAGGAGTTCGAGCGGAGGATGAGGGCCCTGAGCGAGCGCTGGGAGGTGGAGCTGGGGAGGGCCAGGGAGCAGGCCGAGCAGGCGGAGCTGCAGCTGAGCTTCAAGCCCACCCTGAGGGACAAGATCGCCAGGGCGTTCAACATGgcgggcaggaggaggaggaagacgaGGAGGCAGTAG
- the LOC138242615 gene encoding GTPase IMAP family member 6-like, with amino-acid sequence MPQNRKFSEGISAAGEPGNLLQLVSSGGREETLSMALMPERDTDTEFTRRGGSPSPEWEESLTAALLLRRPLPRVGGVSPPGSESPQAPPPPPSARPESVPSLFRREASACFPGEDDQLSERDSLAAMSSRGGKGSRDRADISPSPDDLRLVLLGRSGSGKSSAGNTLLGREEFRSVLSSAPVTQRCQAAHTESRGRRVSVVDTPDLFASGGADPSAHARACLALSDPGPHAFLLVLQLGRFTQGERKILEQVEQAFGPGARPHTVVLFTHGDDLEGAGLEDVLRGAQPELRALLEHCGNRYHLFNNRDASDRRQVTRLLGTIDMMVEKNEARIRRRYYSARHAGRGEERQWAVKKRVAQVRNSLCSFGVPKRSEGEGSRRQVAQSRQSRTTAAKMKEVSHYDGAGKAQPGKTRKVTGYRSHNFRNPPGPAQ; translated from the exons ATGCCTCAGAACAGGAAGTTTTCCGAAGGTATTTCTGCAGCAGGTGAACCTGGAAACCTGCTCCAGCTGGTCTCCTCCGGGGGGCGGGAGGAGACGCTCAGCATGGCTCTGATGCCAGAgcgagacacagacacagagttcACACGCAGAGGAGGAA GCCCCTCCCCCGAGTGGGAGGAGTCTCTCACCGCAGCCCTGTTACTCCGCAGGCCCCTCCCCCGAGTGGGAGGAGTCTCCCCGCCCGGCTCCGAGAGCCCCcaggctcctcctcctcctccctcggCCCGGCCAGAGTCTGTCCCCAGCCTGTTCCGCAGAGAAGCGTCTGCGTGTTTCCCCGGCGAAGACGACCAGCTCTCCGAGCGCGACTCCCTGGCAGCAATGAGCAGCCGCGGCGGGAAAGGGTCCCGAGACC GTGCAGATATCTCTCCGTCCCCGGACGACCTGAGGCTGGTTCTGCTGGGCCGCAGTGGgtcaggcaagagctcggcggGGAACACCCTCCTGGGCCGGGAGGAGTTCCGGTCGGTGCTCAGCTCCGCTCCAGTGACGCAGCGCTGCCAGGCGGCTCACACCGAGTCCAGAGGGAGGCGCGTGTCGGTGGTCGACACGCCGGACCTCTTCGCCAGCGGCGGGGCCGACCCCAGCGCTCACGCCCGGGCCTGCCTGGCCCTCTCGGACCCGGGCCCCCACGCCTTCCTGCTGGTGCTGCAGCTGGGGCGCTTCACCCAGGGCGAGAGGAAGATCCTGGAGCAGGTGGAGCAGGCGTTCGGACCCGGAGCCAGGCCGCACACGGTGGTCCTGTTCACCCACGGGGACGACCTGGAGGGGGCCGGCCTCGAGGACGTCCTGCGGGGCGCCCAGCCCGAGCTCAGGGCGCTGCTGGAGCATTGTGGGAACAGGTACCACCTCTTCAACAACAGAGACGCCAGCGACCGCCGGCAGGTGACCCGGCTGCTGGGGACGATCGACATGATGGTGGAAAAGAACGAGGCACGGATCCGGAGAAGATATTACTCCGCGAGGCACGCAGGCAGGGGCGAGGAGAGACAGTGGGCGGTCAAGAAACGCGTGGCGCAAGTCCGGAATTCACTTTGCTCTTTCGGCGTGCCGAAGAGATCGGAGGGCGAAGGGTCCCGTCGCCAGGTGGCGCAGAGCAGACAGAGTCGCACCACCGCAGCCAAGATGAAAGAAGTCTCACACTACGATGGAGCAGGCAAAGCCCAGCCTGGCAAGACCCGCAAGGTGACCGGCTACAGATCACACAACTTCAGAAACCCCCCAGGGCCAGCGCAGTAG